GTCGTGGTTTCAATCGAGACAAGAATCTCGGTGCAGACTTAGAAAATTTCCTTCACCATATTTGAGCACCGTTCGGAGGTTACGCCGCGCGGTGGGCGAATCTGGAAATCAGAAAGATAAGGTCGGAAATCGCGACAGGTTTGGCGAGATGTTCCTGGTATCCGGAGCGGATCGCTCTTTGCCGGTGGTCCTTGCCCGCGAACGCGGACAGCGCAATCGCCGGGGTTTTCGCCAGGTCCTGGCCGAGTTCAGAGCGGACCTTCTTCATGAATTCGAAGCCGTCCATTTCCGGCATTCCGAGATCGCTGAGAATGATATCGGGGCGGTAGGTCTTCAGAATCTCCAGCGCTTCGGCGGCGGAATTTGCGGCAATGACGGCGGCGCCATATTCCTCCAGCGCTGTGCATAGCATATCTGCGGTATCCGGATCATCTTCTACCGCCAGCACTTTGACATGGTTCAATGTCGCAGAGTCCTTTTCGCGGCGCTCCGCGTCCAAAACGCGGACAGCCGGGATCGGAAGCCTGACAATGAAGGTTGCGCCGCGGCCTTTTCCTTCGCTGTGAGCGATGGCCGTTCCGCCGTGGAGTTCGATAATGTGCCGGACAATGCTCAGGCCGAGCCCCATTCCGGCATGCCGTCGGGTCGATGAGGCGTCCTCCTGGGTAAAGCGGTTAAAAATGACAGGCAGCATGTCCGGGGCAATACCTTCACCGCTATCGCTGACGCTGATCTGGAACTGGCTGCCGATGCGGCCGAACTCGACCCGGATCTGGCCATCCTTGGACGTGAACTTGATCGCATTGGTCAGCAGGTTATAAATCACCTGCTGCATGCGCTCGGTATCCGCGAAAATCGGCTCGGCATTGGCGGGCTCGACGACCAGTTCGATCGATTTTGCCGATGCTGCCGGACGCACCGAATCCACGGCGGTTTCAATCAAGGCAACAGGATCGGTCCAGGCGGGTATGATCTTCAGTTTGCCCGTCACAATTCGCGAGACACTGAGCAGATCATCGACGAGCTGCGTCTGCGCTTTCACGTTTCGTTCGATGACGGCCAACGCCTTTCCCAGCTTGGCCTCGTTCGCGCCGCCGCGCTGGAGCAGGCTCACCCAGCCGTAAATGGCAGTCAGCGGCGTGCGCAACTCATGCGAGATGATGGCGAGAAACTCGTCTTTCGTGCGGTCCGCCTCGTGCAAATCGAGGTTTGCCTTTTCAAGACGCGCATTCGCCTGAGCCAGCTCCACGGTTCGCTCATCGACCAACCGCTTCAGTTCGGCGCGGGCCGACTCCTCCGTACGCTTTCGTTCGGTCAGGTCGCGCGTAACTTTGGCGAAGCCGCGGTGAGCGCCTTCGTTATCGTAAACCGCGGTGATGACGACGTTGGCCCAGAAGCGGGTGCCGTCCTTGCGGAGCCGCCACCCTTCATCCTCCACGCGGCCTTCCTTCAGCGCGATCTCCAACTCGCGTTCGGGCTTACGTGAGCGTTTATCCTCCTCGCTATAGAAGGCGGAGAAGTGTCTGCCAATGATTTCCCCGTCCGTCCAGCCCTTCAGGCGCTTCGCGCCCTCATTCCAGCTGAGAATGAATCCGTTCGGATCGAGCATGAAAATGGCGTAATCGCGGACTTCGCTGACGAGAAGGCGGTAACTTTCGGCATCGAGAGACTCGACAGGCAGTTTGTCTTCGCTTCCTGGCATGTTCAAAGAGAGCCGGCTGGGATTCCCCAATCTCCGTCGTTCTAAAACGTTAACGCGAATCGGCAAGCGCCTGCAAACGGAAATTATAGAAATTATGTATGAACAGTCCGGTTTTTGCCTTTCGAATTCATGGCGCGCCTGGTCCCGATCCAATAAATGAGGGCACCGACCCCGACGAGGCATGCGCTCGAAGCGACGAGTTTCACGACGGCGAAGATCTTGTTCGGTTCGTCGTCCGGCGGAATGCAGGCGAGAATGCTCGAGATCGCCGTCGTCGCCAGGCCCAACACAGCCATGAGAATGGCGACGGGTTTGCCGCCCGGAATTCTCATGACGCCTTCACCGGCGGGCTCATTTTGCAGTCGAATCACCGCAGTGAACATATAGATGAACGGCAGGAAATACGAAATCACACCCATCCCGACCAGGAAGTCATACGCGCCCTTTACCGATGTTCCCGCCTGCCCGAGAAAAATGAAGACTGCGGCAAGCACGGCTTGAACGGCCATCGCCACATAAGGCGTCCCCCATTTCGGATGAACCCGCCCGAACGCCGCCGGCAGGAACTTGTCCACGCCTGCGACAAATGGAAGCCTCGATGACGCCGCAAACCATGCACTGACTCCACCGATACTGCTGACTGTCACCAGGAATGCCGCAAACGGCGCGACCGGCGCTAAACCGACCCGTGCAGAGATTTTGTTCATGGCCTGCATGAATCCCTGCAGGCCGCTGACTTCTTCAGGCGGCAGGGCAACCAGCACGCTGGCCGTCGCCGCTATATAAATGACGGTGATGATGACGCCTGCAATCAGCAGTGCGCGAGGAATGTTCCGCCGCGCATTTTGAATCTCATCGCCCATGGTGGATGCGCCTTCCACACCGCCAAAGGCGAAGGCAACCGTGGACCAGAAGAAAACGTTCTTGAAATCAAAAGACGGGAGAACTGTCCCGGAGGTGAAATGCGTGGCCGAACCGAAACGAAGCCAGGCGGCGAAACCCATCAGGATGAGCATCAGAGCAGGAAGCCAGGAACCGATCGCCCCGAGATTATGAAGCCACTTTCCGATATTCAAGCCGACCAGATTCAAAAAGAAGCCCAGGGCCAGGCCGGCAAGCGCCACCACAATGAAATAGAGGCTGTTGGTCGAAAGGCGCTGCCATCGTTCGCCGCCCATGAACAAAGCATTCCCCGCGGCAAAATAAAGCAAGGCCGGATAATACGGAAGGTTTGCGGTCCAGTACATCCAGCCGGTCATGAACCCCGCAAACTCGCCGAAAGCCTGCTTGCTCCAGAGATACATTCCGCCTTCTTCCGGATAACGAGACGAGAGTTCCAGCACGCAAAGCGTAAGCGGGACGAAATATGCAACACAACCGGCAATCCAGATGACGATCGAACTCGGGCCTGCCGCGGCGGCAGTGGCGATCCATCGCAGACTCAGGGCGGTGACCAGGTAAAACATCACCAGGTCCGGGAGCCCCATTGCCCGTTTCAGCCGCGCCTTGGACATGCCGCAGCATTCTAATGTAATAACATGGGCTAATGGATGACTTCATGCGCGCTGCTGCACTCGAAGCCGAAGCCGGCTTGCGCCAAGGCGGCATACCGATCGGTTCCGTATTGGCATATCGCGGCACGATCATCGGCAAGGGCCACAACCGGCGGGTGCAGAAAGGCAGCGTCGTCCTGCACGGCGAGATGGATGCGCTCGAGAATGCCGGCAGGCAGAGCGCCGCGGTCTACAAAGAATGCGTCATCTACACCACGCTGTCCCCGTGCGCGATGTGCAGCGGCGCGATACTGCTCTACGGAATCCCGAAAGTGGTCATCGGCGAGAATCGCACATTCCTGGGCGAAGAAGATCTGCTCCGCTCCCGCGGCGTTGACGTCACCGTTCTCCAGGATCCGGGCTGCATCGCGCTGATGGAGCGATTTATCCGCGAACAGCCGGCACTGTGGAACGAAGACATCGGCTATTAGCCGCAGATGACGCGGATGACGCAGATGGGGACATTAAAGCGCCGTGGATGTCCCCATCTGCGTCATCCGCGTCATCTGCGGCTAATAGCGCACTTCCTCGAGAAATAAGCCCGAAGCCGGCGCCGTCCAAGCGGCTACATCCAGCTTTGGATCGCCGCGGCCGCCGACCAGCTTTTCAAACTGCTCCAGGGTTACTTCACCCTTGCCGACCTTTACCAGAGCGCCGATCACCCGGCGCACCATTCTCCACAGGAAGTGGGACGCTTCAATGCGGACCTGAATGATGTCTTCCGTGGTCTCGATTTCCGCCTTCTCCACCTCGACGATGGTCGACTCATCCGGACGCGAGGCGTCTGCCGCGCGAAAACAGATGAAATCATGACGGCCGGCGAGAAGCGAAACTCCCTGACGCATTCGTCCGAGATCGAGGTCCTCCTTAACCCACCAGACATATCGCTTCGTGAAGGCCTGCTTCCTGCGGGAAATCTGATAAATATAAACCCGGCTGCGGGCGTCATGACGCGCGTGGAAATTGCGGGGAGCACGGTCCACCTGGAGGACGACGATGTCCGCGGGCAGCAGATCGTTCAGCCGGCGTGCGATCACCTCCGGCTCATGTTTGACGGGCGCCGCCGCCTTGATATGAACGACCTGCCCGAGCGCGTGCACGCCGGCGTCCGTACGTCCGGCTCCCTGCATTTCGACGTCATGACCAAAGACTTCGCGCGCCGCTTTCCGGAGTTCGCCCATGACGGTGCGGGCATTTTTCTGCTCCTGCCAGCCGCTGTACCGCGTCCCGTCATATTCGATTAACGCCTTAAAGGTTGTCATGTGTTATATAACTGCCCGGGTTCTATGCAGGCAACATCGCAAGAAGAAGCCGCCGCCCCCCGATCCGCTAGTCTGAATGCGGTTCTGCTGTTTGCGCCAACCATTTTTTTAAGCGCCTTCCTTCTCTTCTGCTGCGAGCCGATGGTCGGCAAAATGATGCTGCCGTACCTGGGGGGCGCAGCATCGGTCTGGATCACCTGCCTGCTGTTCTTTCAATTGATGCTGCTCACCGGCTACGGATACGCCCACGCGCTCGAGCGTTACGCCAAGGTCCGGACACAAATCGCCGTTCACGCCGGCCTGATGCTGATAACAATGTTTTTTCTGCCGATCCACTTTTCGGCAAGACCGGCTGAACTGGCGAGCGCGCATCCGGCAGTGTGGCTTATGGGCATACTGCTGGGTTCTGTCGGCGTTCCTTTTTGCATTATTTCGACAACGGCGCCGCTGCTTCAGAACTGGCTCTCCAAGACCCAAACGGCATCCGGGCGGGATCCCTACTTCCTTTACGCGATAAGCAATGCGGGAAGCCTGGCGGCGCTGCTGACCTACCCTGTGCTTATCGAGCCTCGATGGGGAGTGAGGCTGCAAAGCTCGTACTGGTTTGCGGGATATGCGGCATTGGTGCTGCTGGTAGCCGCGAGCGCCCGCATCGTATGGACAAAGCCGGCGCAGGCCGCACTTGTAGCCGAAAGGGAAAAGGCAGCCTGGCAAGATCGGCTGTTCTGGCTGGCCGCAGCCTTCGTACCATCCGGTTTGATGTTGGCGGTGACGAACCACATGCTGCTCAATCTGGCGTCAGTACCTTTCCTCTGGGTAATGCCGCTTGCGATCTACCTCCTGACGTTCATGATCGCCTTCGCGCGGCGCCTTCGGATTCCCGCAAGAGTTCTGTCGTTCGCGGTGCCGATCGTCCTACTTGTGCTCTTCCCGCTGGTCGCAGTCTCTCAGCCGGTGGCCGGTAGGTCTCTGAAATGGATATTGGGGGCGCACCTGCTTGTGCTGTTTGCCGGAGCGCTTTTGTGTCACACCGCGCTTGCTTCGCGGCGGCCGCAAACCGCACAACTGACGGAGTTCTATTTCTGGGTGGCTCTCGGCGGCGCGCTGGGCGGAGTATTTGTGGCGGTCGTTGCCCCGTTCGCGTTCAGCACCGTGCTCGAATATCCGCTTCTGGTCGCGGTGATCGCGTTCTTCCGTGAGACCCGCGAAACCGATCCGAAATGGAATTGGGCCGATTGGGCCTATCCCGCCGTGATCGGTCTCATGATCGCCGGAACCTGGTACCTGTTTAAACAAGCGAGTGTGGATGTAACAAGCGACACCAGGACATCGCTCGCGGCCGATGCGGTCCTGGTGCTCGCCGCATTTCTGGCGCAGGGGCGGCGCCGGCGCTTCGCGATGACGCTCGCCGTGCTGATCGCCGGCTACCATCTGGCTCTTCCCGGACTCCTGGACGATTACCAGGTCCTGCAGGTCGATCGGGATTTCTTCGGCATCAAGAAAGTCGTCTTCGACCGCGACACCAACATGCGGAAACTTTTGCACGGCGATACGCTTCACGGCGTGGAGAGCCTGGACCTCGGGCTCATCGGTAAGCCGCTTTCCTACTATCACGAGACCGGTCCCGTCGGCGACATCATGAAGCTCATCGCTAGCCGCCCCAATCAACACGTCGCGGTTGTGGGCCTGGGAACCGGAAGCATGGCCGGATGGGCTGCGCCCAACCGCCGGATCACGTTTTTCGATATCGATCCGCAGGTGCCGCGGATCGCGCGTGGGTTCTTCACGTATTTGCGCCGCTGCGGCGGTGACTGCAACATCGTCATCGGTGACGGGCGGCTTTCGCTCGACAAACAGCCGGACGGCGAGTTCGACGTGATCATGCTTGATGCATTCAACTCCGATTCCATCCCCGCGCATCTGGTTTCACGCGAAGCCGTCCGGATGTATATGAGGAAGTTGAAACCAAATGGATTGATCCTGTTCCACGTTTCCAATCGTTACATGGACGTTGAAGCGCTTGCCTCCGCCGTAACGCTCGACGCCGGCCTGCAGGGTCTGGTTCGATACGACGACGACGAGATACCGGAGGGCAAAGCCAGCTCGGATTACGTCGTCGCTGCGCGGCACGCGGAAGATTTCGGTCCGCTGCAGGACGACATGAACTGGTCGGCAGTCGAAAAAACCGACGGCGTTCAGGTCTGGACGGACGATTATTCCAATATGCTCGCGATCGTCAAATGGCAGTAGTCCGATTGCGGAACAACGTCAACGCCGCTCCCCAACAAAGAAATTAGCCACAAAAACCACAAAAGGCACAAAGAAGCGAGGTCTCCCCTTTTGTGGCTAGTCTCTTCATTGAACATGCAGGGTGGCGCCTTCCGCGATGTGAACCGGCTTGCCGTCGTTTTCATAATTCCGCATGAAATCCGGGTCGTACCAGGCGTCGGTTTCAACATCGCGCCATGCAAACATTTTGTAATCACCCGGTGGAATCCGATCGAGGCTGAAGTGACCGGAAAAATCTGTTACCACGCTTCGATACAGATCGGTCCGGTTTCGAACATCCGGCACCAGAACGACGGTGGATTCGCCCGCAACAGTCCCGTCGATTGAGCCATAGTCCGTGCTCAGCACGATTTCCAGCAGGCTCGACGGAGGACGATCCAGCTGAAGGCCCGCTGCCAGAACATCGATCGTCCCCAGCCGAATCGATTTGACGTATAGGTTCTGCGGCAACTGCGCAATATTGACGCGGAAGTCCCCGGCGTTCGCGGCGAGGGTGAGAGCGCCGTTCGCCAGCGGAACGCTATACGAAGGTTTCGGCAGATTTCCACCGACTCCGAAATCCGGCTGCAGGCTGATGCGCAAAGGACTGATGTCCTGCCTGGCGCCTGTTTTGCTCTCGAATGTAACTCGCCCCTGGATGTTGAAAGCGGGCGATGTTCGGATCATTACATTATCGATATCGGCGTTCTCGACGTGCACTCCCGCATACCCAGTGCCTTGCGCGCTCGCGATCAGAAGGTGCATTCCCGGATTGAGCAGCAGATCGAAAGCGCCGTTGACGGCCGAACTGCTTTGCTCGGTGAACGGGGAGTCGAAAATTCCGCCAGTGGCCGTTACGCTTCCATTTTGTGCGGGACGCCCTGAGACATCCACGATGACTCCACGCACATGTACCGGCCGCACCGGGCTCAGCGCGATGTTCACACCACCGAAATCGGCTCCTGCCTGTAAATCCACCGGCGACGCGCTCAATTCGTCCGGCGTACCGGGGAAGTAGATCGGCACGTAACGATCGGCTTTTGCATCACGATCCGGAACCGGATCTCCGAGGGCGGGATCCGCGACGACATGGGAGGACAGCGAAAGCCCATTCAGCATCACGGCCCCGCCAAACTTGCGGATGGAAGCGAGCATTCCGTTCTCACCGTCTGGATGCAGGGCGGTAATGTAGTATCGCCCTGCAGGCAGACCGAATAACCGGTATTCGCCCAGATCGTTGGTGATGGAGGATTGAACGAACGTCAGCGTACGCTGGCCTTGCGGATAGGTTGCTTTCAAGACCTGCACGTCGACATTGCCGAGCGGCTCGCCGCCCGCGTTATAAATGCGGCCCGATATCGCGCCGGCCGGCGCCATCGAAACCTGCACATCGGATATCGGCTGGCCGGCCACAACGGTAACAGCCAGAGGCGAGCGGAAGTAACCCTGGCGCCTGACATTGATCCGATAACGGCCTGGCCTCACGTTCTGGAACTGGAATCGGCCGTCTGTATCTGTCGTGAGGCTGTCGATTAGGGAACTCTCGTTCGCATCGCCGCGAAGCTCCACCAGTGCCTTGGACAACACTTCCCCGCTTCCCGCTCTCGTAACGATTCCTTCAATAGAGAAATTCTGACCGAAGGCGACACCGAAGACGAGCAGCACGGGAAGCGCAGCGCAGGCAATCCGCGGCACTTTCATGGAATCACCGTCAACGTCAGGGCTTCATTATCGCCTTCCGTGATGTGAACCCTCGTGCCGCGGGTTTCGTAGGTCCGCAGGAAGTCGGGGTCCAGCCACGCTCCGCTTTCCACCTCGTCCCAGGCGAAGACCGTGTAATCGCCTGGAGTGATGCTTTGGATCCGGAAGCGGCCGGAATCGTCCGTTGTCGCAACCTTATAAAGATCTTTTCTGAAGCGGTATTGAGGGTCCGGCACCAGCACAACCGTGCGGTCCGCAAGCAGCTCCTGACGCGAGCCCACTACCGATCCCGCAATGCTGCCGGCGTTCAGACCGATGACGACGTTCAACAGGTTTCCGGGTTGACCGGTGAGGTGGAGACCTTGATCCAGTATGTCGATATCACCTAAACGCATCGACTTCACATAGGAATCGGGAGGAAGACCGAAGACGGTCACATGAAAATCGCCCACATATATGCCTTCCACCGTAAATGAACCGTCGTCATCCGGCGGCGGATTGGAGAAAGGGCCGCCTACCGGCATCCCCACGATGCTCTGGTCACGCCCCAGCGGCGCCAGCCGAAGACTCCAGAGCGGCGGCTGGTCACCCGAACGCGAGCGGCCGTCGAATGTGAAGCGCCCCGACAGGTTAAACGCAGGAACCATGGGAATGGCGATGTTCTGGGCGTTATTGTTGCCGATTTCCACCGGCGCCATTCCGAGCATCCGGTCCCGCGACGCAAATAACCAATAGCTGCCGGGCGCCACACCTGCCAAATCGAATTCTCCGCGCGAATCGGTTTGGACGCTCGGAATAATCACAAATGACGTCTGCGCTCGAGGTACCGCCACGATGCGTGTGCCGGCCAGGTTTGCGACAGTTGTCCCGGCAATCGCGCGGCCGCGGACGTGCAGCGCTGGAACCACTCCCGAAGTGACAGACATGTCCACACCGCTGGAGGCCGCGCCCGGACCCACATCGATCGGTGCGGCGCCCTGCTCCGCCGTCACGCCGGGGTAGAAAACAGGAATATAGGTTTCCTCAACCACCTCGCCCGTCTTCAGCCTGCGCTTATGGATCGTGGGCTCCGCAGCCTGTTCACTGGTGCCGAAGCGGGCAGGGCTCGTGATGTGGACGGCGCTCACTTTGCCGCCCGGATTGCGCGGGTCCGACGGAAGCTGTGGGATATCCGGTTTCGCGCTGATGTAATAGCGGCCCGGCGCCAGCCAGAACAAGCGGTACTCGCCGCGATCGTTGGTCTCCACTGTTTGCACATTGGTCATGATCCGCCGGCCATCCTTATATACGGACCGCAATGCATTGACCTGCGCTCGCGCGACGGGTTCGCCATCTTCATCAAAAATTCGGCCGGCGATCGATGCGGTCAGCCCCATCGCCAGTTGAATACCGCTCAGTTTTTGTCCGGGAGCTACGGTTAAGGGCACGCCCTGCGACGTCGGTGTTCGCTGGCCATATTCGGCGGGTACATAGCCGCCAGTTGGCCGGGTTGCGATGAGCCGGTACGTTCCCGGTGGGACGTTTTCAAAAAGGAACCGCCCGTCGGAGCCCGTTTTCACCGCATACGACTTGGCCCTAGGCGCATCGGGATCGGTGTTCGTGATCTCCTGACGCAGCTGCACCGTGGCCTCAGCCAATGGTTCGGAGGAGCCGAGTTTCACCACGACGCCATCCACCGAGGCTGAAGCCTGGAAAAGCAACGCGATCAATGCGGCCAGGACGAGATTCATTAAGACGATTCTACCGCCGTAATGGGTGGGTTCAAAAAAATGAGAGGTTTGAGGCTTTGCGAATTGAAGTCGGCATCATTCCCCTCCGTTTTCAAGGAGGGGTGGCCGCGCGATCAACAAAAAGCCGCGAAGCTCCTTCGCCGCGCGGACGGGGTGGTTAGTAACGAACCGCGAAGCGCTCCTTATTTGTTGATGGAATTTACTAACCGCCCCGTCTACGCCACTAAGGAACGGGACCTTTTTATTAGCGGCGCAGCCACCCCGCCTTGCAAAGGCGGGGAATGTCGCCTCACACGAATCTGCTGTCCTACCAAAACAAATGCCAAGAACTACCCCCTCGCCATTCCCCTCTGCCACAACGCGCACAAGGCCGTGTTGTATAAAGAAAGCGCGGTGGTGACCTGGCCGAGATGATTGTCGTGCGTGGAAATAAATGCGGCACGGCCGGCTACATCCGGGTGCAGATTGCCTTCGGTCGAGCAATCGATGACGATGGCGCCCTTTCGGACATTCCGTACCAGATCATCTTCCGAACGGGCTGGAAATGCCGTGACAACGATGTCCGCCGTTTCGAGGAGATGCTCCCGTTCGTCAGCCCTGGTCTGCTCGTGGACAATGGTCGCGGTGGCGCCGATTCGCATCAACATGTTTTGAAGCGGAATTCCAATCCGCGGCGAACTGTTGAAGATGACGGCAGTCGGGCCCTTCTGGTGCAGGTCGCGGGGAAACATATCCTTGATGGAATGGTGCTGGTGTAAAAGCGTCAGGATTGCCTTTGCCGTGCAAGGCACAACCCCTTCGTATTTCTGCTCCTCGTCGACGGTTTTGATATTGAGGGCCATCCGGCCTGTGTTTTCGACAGTCAGGCCTTCTATGTCCTTCTCCGGCCGCACGCGTCTGAGGAAATAATCCTCGGTCTTTCCAAATGGAGCGGGAAAGAAGATGAATGTGCCATAGATGCGCTCGTGTACCTGAGCGCCCATCAGGAGCAGTTCCAGCGCGTCGGCGCTCTGCGCCTCTTCGATGCGAAAATCCAGGCCGTGCTGACGGAATTTCTTGCCCATGTAACTCGCATACCGGCGGGAACCGCGATCGGTTTCGGCACCCGGCAGGCGCGGAAGGAATGCAGCGACGCGAATCTCCCCGCGATCCAGACCGGTGCGCTCCACCTGGCCGAGCTTTCGTTCGGCCTGCGCAAACATTTCTTCGGCCGCCGCGAGACAATCCAGCTTGCGCTGCGAGGGAATGGCCCGCGTCCAATTGGTGTCCGGTGTGAATCTCGTGTTCATTTCGGAACCCAGAAGGGTTCGCCGGTACGGATGAGTTGCACTGGAACCTCGGGGATGAAGGATTTCACCCACTGCGCCATCTCGAGCATTCCCTGCTCCTCGGAAACGGCGTGGCCCAGCATGATCCAGCCTTTCGGGATTCCGAGCGAGACGGCATCGAGTACGTATTCGGGACTATCGAAACCGCCATCCGTTTCCTGCAATTCCCCGCTGACGACCACATCGACATCCGGACTGTTGACTGCGGGCGTAGCGTAACCGACGCCCAGTTGAATGCGTCGGACTTTCCTGTTGGGATCACCGACCGCGCGAAGCGCCTTCAGTCCAAGCCGCTTCTGAAAGTCAGCTGCGAGTGCCCCCAGCGTCGTTTCGGGAATCGTGAAATGGTGCGACTGCGGCGCAGTTTCGGATTTGCTATCGAGGCCGAGAGCGCGCGCCAGTCCGACATAAGTAAAATCGGGCCGCTGCGCATGCATATGATCGTGCATTCGGAAAATGACGATGTTGTGCTTCGTCATGAAGTCGACCTTCACCTTGTACAGAGGGTCGTTATTGACGATTGTCACGTCGTCGCGGTCATTCCAGTACGTATCCTCGTGAGGAATGATCATGTTCAAGCCGGCTTCGGCGGCGCGCTGCAAGAGTTCGAAATTGCAGAACATGGCGGTGGCAATTCCCCTCACCTCGGTGGCGGCTCCGCCGAACTTGAACGTGTCGCGGTATGTCGCATCACGCCACGGTATGCCGAGATTGGCTTTGATGCGGGAGACGACTTCGTCTGCGGTGAGAGCCGGCATCAGACCGGCCTCCAATAGGGATCGCCATTCGGAATCCACGTCGCGGCGAGCTCAGGCACCACGGTCTTGATCCATTCCGCGCATAACTTCATGCCCGGTTCCTCCGAGACGACCCGGCCAAGGAGAATGAGACTCTTTTTTTCACCGGCCGCCACCTTGTCCCGGACATATTCGACGGACTCCCATTCCCGCACTTCACCTGCTATGACGGCATCAACGTCCGGCAACACCGCCAGTGCTGCCTGGATCGCCGTCGTACCGGGAAGCAAGCCGATCTTCTGGACTCTGAGCCTTGGATCCCCAACGATACGGATGCCACCGCGGGCGTTGAGTTTCTTCTTGAGATCCAAAGCCAGGGCATCGAGTCCAAGTGCGGGAACTGTCACATGCGCCGCGTCGCCTGCGGCTCTGAATTTGGACCATCCGAGCGTATCGGTAAGTCCCATTGCGAACGGATCGGGCCGGCGCTGCCGCCAGTGGTCGCTGAAACGCCAGACCACGAGGCCATTGCTCTTGATGAAGTCGTTTTTAGCCGTAAATACCGGATCGGGAGGTGGCGGCGGACCTCCCCGGCGGCCGGCGGGCGGCGTTGCGGCGTCCGATCTGGAATAGAACGTGGGCTCGCTGGTAATGACGAGGTTCGCTCCGGACCGCACCGCTTGTTTCAGGATGGTCAGCGTAGCCATTGCGGCCACGGCAATACCGTTGACGACGGTGGCCGGATCTCCCGCTTTGAACCCATCGATCGTTTCCG
This is a stretch of genomic DNA from Terriglobia bacterium. It encodes these proteins:
- a CDS encoding Nif3-like dinuclear metal center hexameric protein codes for the protein MPALTADEVVSRIKANLGIPWRDATYRDTFKFGGAATEVRGIATAMFCNFELLQRAAEAGLNMIIPHEDTYWNDRDDVTIVNNDPLYKVKVDFMTKHNIVIFRMHDHMHAQRPDFTYVGLARALGLDSKSETAPQSHHFTIPETTLGALAADFQKRLGLKALRAVGDPNRKVRRIQLGVGYATPAVNSPDVDVVVSGELQETDGGFDSPEYVLDAVSLGIPKGWIMLGHAVSEEQGMLEMAQWVKSFIPEVPVQLIRTGEPFWVPK
- a CDS encoding carboxypeptidase-like regulatory domain-containing protein — translated: MNLVLAALIALLFQASASVDGVVVKLGSSEPLAEATVQLRQEITNTDPDAPRAKSYAVKTGSDGRFLFENVPPGTYRLIATRPTGGYVPAEYGQRTPTSQGVPLTVAPGQKLSGIQLAMGLTASIAGRIFDEDGEPVARAQVNALRSVYKDGRRIMTNVQTVETNDRGEYRLFWLAPGRYYISAKPDIPQLPSDPRNPGGKVSAVHITSPARFGTSEQAAEPTIHKRRLKTGEVVEETYIPVFYPGVTAEQGAAPIDVGPGAASSGVDMSVTSGVVPALHVRGRAIAGTTVANLAGTRIVAVPRAQTSFVIIPSVQTDSRGEFDLAGVAPGSYWLFASRDRMLGMAPVEIGNNNAQNIAIPMVPAFNLSGRFTFDGRSRSGDQPPLWSLRLAPLGRDQSIVGMPVGGPFSNPPPDDDGSFTVEGIYVGDFHVTVFGLPPDSYVKSMRLGDIDILDQGLHLTGQPGNLLNVVIGLNAGSIAGSVVGSRQELLADRTVVLVPDPQYRFRKDLYKVATTDDSGRFRIQSITPGDYTVFAWDEVESGAWLDPDFLRTYETRGTRVHITEGDNEALTLTVIP